Proteins from a single region of Pyrus communis chromosome 6, drPyrComm1.1, whole genome shotgun sequence:
- the LOC137738077 gene encoding probable inorganic phosphate transporter 1-7 produces the protein MANDQLEVLNALDVAKTQWYHFTAIVIAGMGFFTDAYDLFCISLVTKLLGRIYYQKHGAAEPGSLPHNVSAAVNGVAFCGTLTGQLFFGWLGDKLGRKRVYGMVLMVMVICSIASGLSFGREPKAVISTLCFFRFWLGFGIGGDYPLSATIMSEYANKKTRGAFIAAVFAMQGFGILAGGAVAIIVSAAFKARFPAPSYEADPAASIFPEADYVWRIILMFGAIPALVTYYWRAKMPETARYTALVAKNAKQAAADMSKVLQVEVEAEQGRTEQGGNDFGLFSKEFLRRHGLHLLGTTSTWFLLDIAFYSQNLFQKDIFSAIGWIPKAKTMSALEEVFKIARAQTLIALCSTVPGYWFTVAFIDRIGRFSIQIMGFFFMTVFMFALAIPYQHWTLKENRVGFVVMYSLTFFFANFGPNATTFVVPAEIFPARLRSTCHGISAAWGKAGAMIGAFGFQYAEKGIGVRNSLIILGVVNLLGLLFTFLVPESKGRSLEDLSGEGTQENAAPSGSRQQENGTAPV, from the coding sequence ATGGCCAATGATCAATTGGAGGTGCTGAATGCACTTGATGTGGCCAAAACACAATGGTACCATTTCACAGCAATTGTGATTGCAGGCATGGGATTTTTCACTGATGCATATGATCTCTTCTGCATTTCCCTTGTCACGAAATTGCTCGGCCGCATTTATTACCAGAAACATGGAGCTGCAGAGCCAGGCAGTTTGCCTCATAATGTTTCGGCCGCTGTCAATGGTGTTGCCTTCTGTGGCACCCTAACTGGCCAGCTCTTCTTCGGCTGGCTTGGTGACAAATTGGGCAGAAAACGCGTCTACGGCATGGTCCTTATGGTCATGGTCATTTGCTCTATTGCCTCCGGCCTCTCATTTGGTAGAGAACCCAAGGCAGTGATTTCAACACTCTGTTTTTTCAGGTTCTGGTTAGGCTTTGGCATTGGCGGCGACTACCCTCTTTCAGCCACTATCATGTCTGAGTACGCAAATAAAAAGACTCGCGGAGCCTTCATTGCTGCCGTGTTTGCTATGCagggttttgggattttggcTGGTGGAGCGGTTGCAATTATTGTGTCTGCAGCTTTTAAGGCAAGATTTCCTGCACCATCTTACGAAGCTGATCCAGCCGCCTCTATTTTCCCTGAAGCAGATTATGTTTGGCGCATTATTTTGATGTTTGGTGCTATCCCAGCTCTGGTGACTTATTACTGGCGTGCGAAAATGCCTGAAACTGCTCGGTACACTGCCTTGGTGGCCAAGAATGCCAAGCAGGCTGCTGCTGATATGTCAAAAGTTTTGCAGGTTGAAGTTGAAGCAGAACAAGGGAGAACTGAGCAAGGAGGGAATGATTTTGGTCTTTTTTCAAAGGAATTTCTTCGGCGTCATGGTCTTCACTTGCTCGGAACTACCAGCACATGGTTCTTGCTTGATATTGCCTTCTACAGCCAGAATCTATTTCAAAAGGACATCTTCAGTGCCATTGGTTGGATTCCAAAGGCAAAGACCATGAGTGCTCTTGAAGAAGTCTTCAAAATTGCCAGAGCGCAAACCCTCATCGCCCTATGCAGCACTGTCCCAGGGTACTGGTTCACTGTGGCATTCATCGATAGGATTGGAAGGTTCTCAATTCAAATAATGGGGTTTTTCTTCATGACTGTTTTCATGTTTGCATTAGCCATTCCTTACCAGCACTGGACTCTAAAAGAAAACCGAGTAGGGTTTGTTGTGATGTACTCATTGACCttcttcttcgccaatttcggTCCAAATGCCACGACATTTGTGGTGCCTGCAGAGATTTTCCCAGCAAGGTTAAGGTCAACATGTCACGGAATTTCAGCTGCGTGGGGGAAGGCCGGGGCAATGATTGGCGCATTTGGATTTCAGTACGCAGAAAAGGGAATTGGGGTGAGGAACTCCCTTATAATTTTAGGTGTGGTCAACTTGCTAGGCCTGCTATTTACATTCTTGGTCCCTGAATCAAAGGGAAGGTCATTGGAGGATTTGTCTGGTGAAGGAACGCAAGAAAATGCAGCTCCATCAGGATCAAGGCAACAAGAAAATGGAACTGCTCCGGTTTGA
- the LOC137736706 gene encoding cryptochrome-1-like isoform X2 — MSGDTTIVWFRRDLRIEDNPALAAAARDGSVFPVYIWCPKEEEQFYPGRVSRWWLKQSLAHLDQSLKSLGAELVLIKTQSTLAALLECIQAIGATKVVFNHLYDPVSLVGDHNIKGKLVELGISVQSFNADLLYEPWEVYAGKGQAYTTFEAYWDKCLHIQRELVTRLPPWKLISATGTVAKCSLEELGLENETEKSSNALLRRAWSPGWSNADKALSEFFELHLLDYSNNRMKVGQNSTSLLSPYLHFGELSVRKVFQSARMKQILWAKEGNCTGEESVTLFLRAIGLREYSRYLCFNFPFTHERPLLSNLKFFPWQADQANFKAWRQGRTGYPLVDAGMRELWATGWIHNRIRVIVSSFAVKVLLLPWRWGMKYFWDTLIDADLESDILGWQYISGSLPDGHELERLDSPEVQGSKFDPEGEYVRHWLPELSRLPTEWIHHPWDAPDSVLKVSGVEFGFNYPKPIIEIDLARERLTSAIFKMWEMEAAASANGTDEVVVDNSISEDLPIPKVILKKSSPCPTYSSNDQKVPTCQNSKNNQFIRKRSKFMQDESPLPDNPHNPNEAGPSRTNEDTSSTAESSISKKQTTSRNSFSVPQSCSSSEGNPLMGCESSEMKQSWQEQSDMEQSSSKNGAVEDEHL; from the exons ATGAGTGGCGATACGACTATAGTTTGGTTTCGGAGGGACCTGAGGATTGAGGACAATCCTGCTTTAGCAGCTGCTGCTAGGGATGGTAGTGTTTTTCCTGTTTATATATGGTGCCCCAAAGAGGAAGAGCAATTTTACCCGGGTCGAGTATCACGGTGGTGGCTGAAGCAGTCTCTTGCTCACTTGGACCAGTCCCTGAAATCCCTTGGGGCAGAACTTGTGCTTATCAAAACTCAGAGTACTCTTGCTGCTCTCTTGGAGTGCATTCAAGCCATTGGAGCTACCAAAGTAGTTTTCAACCATCTTTATG atcCCGTTTCACTTGTTGGCGATCACAACATCAAAGGAAAGCTGGTGGAGCTAGGCATTTCTGTGCAAAGCTTCAATGCAGATCTGTTGTATGAGCCATGGGAAGTATATGCTGGAAAAGGACAAGCTTATACAACTTTTGAGGCGTACTGGGATAAGTGCTTACACATACAACGGGAACTTGTGACACGTCTTCCTCCTTGGAAATTGATTTCGGCAACAG GAACTGTAGCAAAATGTTCACTCGAGGAACTGGGTCTTGAAAATGAAACGGAAAAGTCTAGCAATGCCCTCCTAAGAAGAGCATGGTCTCCAGGGTGGAGCAATGCTGACAAGGCTCTAAGTGAATTTTTCGAGTTGCACCTGCTTGACTACTCAAACAACAGGATGAAGGTTGGACAAAACTCCACATCACTTTTGTCCCCATATCTTCACTTCGGAGAATTGAGCGTGAGGAAAGTTTTCCAATCAGCTCGAATGAAGCAGATACTGTGGGCAAAAGAAGGGAACTGTACCGGGGAAGAGAGTGTGACACTTTTTCTGAGGGCCATTGGGCTTAGAGAATACTCACGGTATCTATGTTTTAACTTCCCGTTCACTCATGAGAGACCACTGCTGAGCAACTTGAAGTTTTTTCCATGGCAAGCTGACCAAGCCAATTTTAAGGCTTGGAGACAAGGTCGGACCGGTTACCCTTTGGTTGATGCAGGAATGAGAGAGTTATGGGCAACTGGGTGGATACATAACAGGATAAGAGTGATCGTTTCAAGTTTTGCTGTGAAAGTGTTGCTTCTTCCTTGGAGATGGGGAATGAAGTATTTCTGGGATACGCTTATAGATGCCGATTTGGAAAGCGATATCCTTGGTTGGCAGTATATCTCTGGGAGTTTACCAGATGGCCATGAGCTTGAGCGTTTGGACAGTCCAGAG GTTCAGGGCTCAAAATTTGACCCAGAGGGTGAATATGTAAGGCATTGGCTGCCTGAGTTATCACGTTTGCCAACCGAGTGGATCCACCATCCTTGGGATGCACCTGATTCTGTTCTTAAAGTTTCAGGTGTAGAGTTTGGGTTTAACTATCCAAAACCTATCATTGAGATAGATTTGGCTAGAGAACGCTTGACGAGCGCCATATTCAAGATGTGGGAAATGGAAGCAGCTGCAAGCGCAAATGGCACAGATGAAGTTGTTGTTGACAACTCCATCAGTGAAGATTTGCCCATCCCAAAGGTGATATTAAAGAAATCCTCTCCTTGTCCTACATACTCCTCTAATGATCAGAAGGTACCGACATGTCAAAATTCCAAGAATAATCAGTTTATTAGGAAAAGATCAAAATTTATGCAAGACGAAAGCCCACTCCCAGATAATCCGCACAATCCTAACGAAGCTGGGCCCTCGAGAACAAATGAAGACACGAGCTCTACTgctgaatcttcaatctctaagAAGCAGACAACTAGCAGAAATTCATTTTCGGTTCCACAGTCATGTTCATCATCAGAAGGCAACCCCTTGATGGGGTGTGAATCTTCTGAGATGAAGCAGTCATGGCAAGAACAGAGTGATATGGAGCAGAGTTCAAGCAAAAATG GAGCCGTGGAAGATGAACACCTCTGA
- the LOC137736706 gene encoding cryptochrome-1-like isoform X1, protein MSGDTTIVWFRRDLRIEDNPALAAAARDGSVFPVYIWCPKEEEQFYPGRVSRWWLKQSLAHLDQSLKSLGAELVLIKTQSTLAALLECIQAIGATKVVFNHLYDPVSLVGDHNIKGKLVELGISVQSFNADLLYEPWEVYAGKGQAYTTFEAYWDKCLHIQRELVTRLPPWKLISATVIGTVAKCSLEELGLENETEKSSNALLRRAWSPGWSNADKALSEFFELHLLDYSNNRMKVGQNSTSLLSPYLHFGELSVRKVFQSARMKQILWAKEGNCTGEESVTLFLRAIGLREYSRYLCFNFPFTHERPLLSNLKFFPWQADQANFKAWRQGRTGYPLVDAGMRELWATGWIHNRIRVIVSSFAVKVLLLPWRWGMKYFWDTLIDADLESDILGWQYISGSLPDGHELERLDSPEVQGSKFDPEGEYVRHWLPELSRLPTEWIHHPWDAPDSVLKVSGVEFGFNYPKPIIEIDLARERLTSAIFKMWEMEAAASANGTDEVVVDNSISEDLPIPKVILKKSSPCPTYSSNDQKVPTCQNSKNNQFIRKRSKFMQDESPLPDNPHNPNEAGPSRTNEDTSSTAESSISKKQTTSRNSFSVPQSCSSSEGNPLMGCESSEMKQSWQEQSDMEQSSSKNGAVEDEHL, encoded by the exons ATGAGTGGCGATACGACTATAGTTTGGTTTCGGAGGGACCTGAGGATTGAGGACAATCCTGCTTTAGCAGCTGCTGCTAGGGATGGTAGTGTTTTTCCTGTTTATATATGGTGCCCCAAAGAGGAAGAGCAATTTTACCCGGGTCGAGTATCACGGTGGTGGCTGAAGCAGTCTCTTGCTCACTTGGACCAGTCCCTGAAATCCCTTGGGGCAGAACTTGTGCTTATCAAAACTCAGAGTACTCTTGCTGCTCTCTTGGAGTGCATTCAAGCCATTGGAGCTACCAAAGTAGTTTTCAACCATCTTTATG atcCCGTTTCACTTGTTGGCGATCACAACATCAAAGGAAAGCTGGTGGAGCTAGGCATTTCTGTGCAAAGCTTCAATGCAGATCTGTTGTATGAGCCATGGGAAGTATATGCTGGAAAAGGACAAGCTTATACAACTTTTGAGGCGTACTGGGATAAGTGCTTACACATACAACGGGAACTTGTGACACGTCTTCCTCCTTGGAAATTGATTTCGGCAACAG TGATAGGAACTGTAGCAAAATGTTCACTCGAGGAACTGGGTCTTGAAAATGAAACGGAAAAGTCTAGCAATGCCCTCCTAAGAAGAGCATGGTCTCCAGGGTGGAGCAATGCTGACAAGGCTCTAAGTGAATTTTTCGAGTTGCACCTGCTTGACTACTCAAACAACAGGATGAAGGTTGGACAAAACTCCACATCACTTTTGTCCCCATATCTTCACTTCGGAGAATTGAGCGTGAGGAAAGTTTTCCAATCAGCTCGAATGAAGCAGATACTGTGGGCAAAAGAAGGGAACTGTACCGGGGAAGAGAGTGTGACACTTTTTCTGAGGGCCATTGGGCTTAGAGAATACTCACGGTATCTATGTTTTAACTTCCCGTTCACTCATGAGAGACCACTGCTGAGCAACTTGAAGTTTTTTCCATGGCAAGCTGACCAAGCCAATTTTAAGGCTTGGAGACAAGGTCGGACCGGTTACCCTTTGGTTGATGCAGGAATGAGAGAGTTATGGGCAACTGGGTGGATACATAACAGGATAAGAGTGATCGTTTCAAGTTTTGCTGTGAAAGTGTTGCTTCTTCCTTGGAGATGGGGAATGAAGTATTTCTGGGATACGCTTATAGATGCCGATTTGGAAAGCGATATCCTTGGTTGGCAGTATATCTCTGGGAGTTTACCAGATGGCCATGAGCTTGAGCGTTTGGACAGTCCAGAG GTTCAGGGCTCAAAATTTGACCCAGAGGGTGAATATGTAAGGCATTGGCTGCCTGAGTTATCACGTTTGCCAACCGAGTGGATCCACCATCCTTGGGATGCACCTGATTCTGTTCTTAAAGTTTCAGGTGTAGAGTTTGGGTTTAACTATCCAAAACCTATCATTGAGATAGATTTGGCTAGAGAACGCTTGACGAGCGCCATATTCAAGATGTGGGAAATGGAAGCAGCTGCAAGCGCAAATGGCACAGATGAAGTTGTTGTTGACAACTCCATCAGTGAAGATTTGCCCATCCCAAAGGTGATATTAAAGAAATCCTCTCCTTGTCCTACATACTCCTCTAATGATCAGAAGGTACCGACATGTCAAAATTCCAAGAATAATCAGTTTATTAGGAAAAGATCAAAATTTATGCAAGACGAAAGCCCACTCCCAGATAATCCGCACAATCCTAACGAAGCTGGGCCCTCGAGAACAAATGAAGACACGAGCTCTACTgctgaatcttcaatctctaagAAGCAGACAACTAGCAGAAATTCATTTTCGGTTCCACAGTCATGTTCATCATCAGAAGGCAACCCCTTGATGGGGTGTGAATCTTCTGAGATGAAGCAGTCATGGCAAGAACAGAGTGATATGGAGCAGAGTTCAAGCAAAAATG GAGCCGTGGAAGATGAACACCTCTGA